One Solanum lycopersicum chromosome 2, SLM_r2.1 genomic region harbors:
- the LOC109119561 gene encoding uncharacterized protein, whose protein sequence is MEVASVLIPSLEGLTQTEVRSMIYDHILRFAQSIPPPEDERNIVAVVDATNNSISFFEAHPINAEPILEEQLPASIASIQAIPLVKILGEGIDCSICLSNFELGEEAKEMPCEHHFHSICIDTWLGINGSCPICRYKMPVDEQCDKTHEEGDEDEIGDDGGSDIHADRVIFVFHVAIIVETTDLAVSITEMNRISEDRFLTIRVPRHFDVSAARDGVGSRVGNSDVLEASGNGDVLVDGNGDESEVRNGDELEARDNDVSQARDNDEYENRDDDVLEARDGEDGDEAQDMVIDNN, encoded by the coding sequence ATGGAGGTGGCATCGGTGTTAATTCCATCTCTCGAAGGCTTAACCCAAACTGAAGTCAGATCAATGATTTATGATCATATACTTCGATTCGCCCAATCCATTCCACCACCGGAAGATGAACGGAATATTGTGGCAGTGGTGGACGCAACAAACAACTCAATCTCCTTCTTCGAAGCTCATCCTATCAATGCAGAACCTATTTTGGAAGAGCAATTACCGGCATCAATCGCTTCCATTCAAGCGATACCGTTGGTGAAGATTTTAGGTGAAGGGATTGATTGCTCTATTTGCTTGTCCAATTTTGAACTTGGCGAGGAAGCTAAGGAGATGCCTTGTGAACATCATTTTCATTCGATTTGTATTGACACGTGGTTAGGCATCAATGGATCGTGTCCGATTTGTAGGTATAAGATGCCAGTAGACGAACAATGTGACAAGACACATGAAGAAGGTGATGAGGATGAAATAGGTGATGATGGTGGCAGTGATATACATGCAGATAGagtgatatttgtttttcatgttGCCATTATAGTAGAAACTACAGATCTAGCTGTATCGATAACAGAAATGAATAGAATTTCTGAGGATAGGTTTCTAACTATTAGAGTGCCTAGACATTTTGATGTATCCGCAGCTAGAGATGGAGTTGGGTCTAGAGTTGGAAATTCTGATGTACTAGAAGCTTCTGGGAATGGCGATGTATTAGTAGATGGAAATGGCGACGAATCTGAAGTTAGAAATGGCGATGAATTAGAAGCTAGAGATAACGATGTATCTCAAGCTAGAGATAACGA
- the LOC101254061 gene encoding structural maintenance of chromosomes protein 4-like, whose product MLFVFGKRAKQGEIEQISLMKPKAQSAHDEGFLEYLEDIIGTNKYVEKIAESLKQSIAFFRGFVPVSMKLSCFYVE is encoded by the exons ATGTTGTTCGTGTTTGGGAAGCGAGCCAAACAG GGGGAGATTGAGCAAATATCGTTGATGAAGCCAAAAGCGCAATCAGCCCATGATGAAGGCTTTCTGGAGTATCTAGAAGATATTATTGGAACCAACAAATATGTTGAGAAGATTGCAGAATCATTGAAGCA ATCAATTGCATTCTTCAGAGGCTTTGTGCCAGTCTCTATGAAGCTTTCTTGCTTCTATGTGGAATGA